Proteins from one Falsirhodobacter algicola genomic window:
- a CDS encoding NAD-dependent succinate-semialdehyde dehydrogenase: MPNLKDPTLLREECWLGRGWEGAQETLTVTDPADGRVIARVPKMGAAETSDAIAAAAEAFPDWAARPAKERSAILRRWFELMLEHADDLAALMTAEQGKPLAEARGEAVYAASFAEWFAEEAKRIYGETIPSPSRTSRLLVIRQPIGVTAAITPWNFPAAMITRKAAPALAAGCTMIVKPAEQTPLTALALARLAEMAGIPHGVFQVITGDAREIGGVLTESDVVRKLSFTGSTEVGRILMEQSAPTIKKLSLELGGNAPFIVFDDADLDAAVEGAVVSKYRNAGQTCVCANRLYVQAGVYDAFAAKLAERVGQMKVGRGDAPGVTIGPLIDADAMSKVEAHVADAVEKGAQVLLGGKRSQVGPVFYEPTILTGVTQAMRVAREETFGPVAPLFRFETEDEVIAMANDTEFGLAAYFYTENARRVWRVTEALEYGMVGHNTGLISNEVAPFGGVKQSGLGREGSRHGIEEYLELKYLCSAIG, translated from the coding sequence ATGCCAAATCTGAAGGATCCTACGTTGCTTCGGGAGGAATGCTGGCTCGGAAGAGGTTGGGAGGGCGCGCAGGAAACCTTGACGGTGACGGATCCGGCCGATGGCCGCGTTATAGCGCGCGTTCCGAAGATGGGGGCGGCAGAAACCTCCGATGCCATCGCGGCTGCGGCGGAAGCGTTTCCAGATTGGGCCGCGCGTCCGGCGAAAGAGCGGTCCGCCATCTTGCGGCGTTGGTTCGAGCTCATGCTTGAACACGCAGACGATCTGGCCGCGCTTATGACCGCCGAGCAGGGAAAGCCGCTTGCCGAAGCCCGCGGCGAAGCGGTGTATGCAGCCTCTTTCGCAGAATGGTTTGCCGAAGAGGCCAAGCGCATCTATGGCGAAACCATTCCATCGCCATCGCGCACCAGCCGCCTGTTGGTCATTCGCCAACCTATCGGAGTGACGGCGGCCATCACGCCTTGGAACTTTCCAGCTGCGATGATCACGCGCAAAGCGGCCCCTGCACTGGCCGCAGGCTGCACGATGATCGTCAAGCCTGCGGAGCAAACGCCGCTGACCGCCTTGGCGCTTGCGCGACTGGCTGAAATGGCAGGAATCCCGCACGGCGTGTTTCAGGTCATCACGGGGGATGCGCGGGAGATCGGGGGCGTGCTGACCGAGTCGGATGTCGTGCGCAAGCTGTCCTTCACGGGCTCGACCGAGGTCGGGCGCATCCTGATGGAGCAATCGGCCCCGACCATAAAGAAGCTGAGCCTCGAACTCGGCGGCAATGCGCCCTTCATCGTGTTCGATGATGCGGACCTCGATGCAGCCGTCGAAGGTGCGGTCGTGTCGAAGTATCGGAATGCAGGTCAGACCTGCGTCTGCGCGAACCGCCTTTATGTGCAGGCGGGGGTCTATGACGCCTTCGCCGCGAAGCTTGCAGAGCGGGTCGGCCAGATGAAAGTGGGGCGCGGCGATGCTCCGGGCGTGACGATCGGACCGCTGATCGATGCGGACGCGATGAGCAAAGTCGAAGCTCATGTCGCAGATGCCGTCGAAAAAGGTGCGCAGGTTCTCCTTGGTGGAAAGCGGTCGCAGGTCGGCCCCGTGTTCTACGAACCGACGATCCTTACCGGCGTCACGCAGGCTATGCGGGTCGCCCGCGAAGAGACCTTCGGTCCTGTGGCTCCGCTTTTCCGGTTCGAGACGGAAGACGAAGTGATCGCCATGGCCAATGATACGGAATTCGGGCTCGCCGCTTATTTCTACACCGAAAACGCGCGGCGTGTGTGGCGTGTGACGGAAGCCCTCGAATACGGGATGGTCGGCCATAATACGGGGCTCATTTCCAATGAGGTCGCGCCGTTCGGCGGCGTGAAGCAATCCGGGCTCGGGCGGGAGGGCTCGCGCCATGGGATCGAGGAATACCTTGAACTGAAATATCTGTGTTCGGCCATCGGCTGA
- a CDS encoding IclR family transcriptional regulator, whose amino-acid sequence MDYLSVAYGSTSATDLSRAFDIPKSTLHGLLTAMEELELIRRDTMGRVSLGPRPLVWTRGFISKSNLVNAFHQHFDTAGRTANDPLSQFTITMTVLDGNDVVYIACSQANQPLGVTFQIGMRLPAPFTATGKAQLANLSEADLSTRFAEAFPEPLTQYSVRNWLQLRQQLDQIRARGYSVDDGEIREGMICLGATIRNHDGKVCAGLALSLTRTEAKAAKIEVLGKALTRTAGDISHLLGAPGRKG is encoded by the coding sequence ATGGACTATCTCTCGGTTGCTTACGGCAGCACGTCGGCCACGGATCTGAGCCGCGCTTTCGACATTCCGAAAAGCACACTTCATGGATTGTTGACGGCCATGGAGGAGTTGGAACTGATCCGGCGCGACACCATGGGAAGGGTATCGCTCGGACCCCGGCCACTTGTGTGGACGCGCGGCTTCATCTCAAAGTCCAATCTCGTCAATGCATTCCACCAGCACTTCGATACCGCGGGCAGAACGGCGAATGATCCGCTGTCTCAATTCACGATCACGATGACAGTGCTGGATGGAAATGACGTGGTTTATATAGCCTGCTCTCAGGCGAACCAGCCGCTCGGCGTGACCTTTCAGATCGGAATGCGCCTGCCAGCCCCTTTCACAGCGACCGGCAAGGCGCAGCTTGCCAACCTGTCGGAGGCGGACCTATCGACCAGATTCGCGGAGGCTTTTCCCGAACCACTCACTCAATACAGCGTACGAAATTGGCTGCAACTACGCCAACAGCTCGATCAGATAAGAGCACGCGGCTATTCCGTCGATGATGGAGAAATCCGCGAAGGCATGATCTGTCTCGGCGCGACCATTCGCAATCATGATGGAAAGGTCTGCGCCGGACTCGCCTTGTCGCTCACTCGCACCGAAGCGAAAGCCGCGAAGATAGAGGTGCTCGGCAAAGCTCTCACACGCACCGCGGGCGATATATCCCACCTTTTGGGGGCGCCGGGAAGAAAGGGGTAA
- a CDS encoding NAD(P)/FAD-dependent oxidoreductase: MAPRIAPVETSTDMPPRTEVVIIGGGIVGLSAALTLAERGIPVVVLEKGRIAAEQSSRNLGWVRKTSRAAPDVPLAQAADRLWAGMPARTGRDVGYRQAGIMFLARSEGELAAHEAWLHSVADLDLGARMLSPAEIAAAVPGGRGEWLGGVTTPSDGRAEPTLAASAIAAAAIAKGARIIEGCAVRGLQTRGGRISGVATERGEIACSEVLLAGGLWSRRFLGNHGIDLPTLPLTLSVLRTAPMEGPTETAVGGPDFSFRKHLDGGFIVTQRGALSCPLVLDHLRIGMRYMHLLRQQRDLLRITLNAQTCQDLTLARRWKAHQKSPFEKVRVMDPATIPALNQEALANLAAAWPVFAKAQIVEAWAGTMDITPDSKPVIDRAEAIPGLTLATGFSGHGFGTGPAAGQLAADLVTGAAPLVSPAPYRFDRF, from the coding sequence ATGGCACCCCGCATCGCCCCCGTCGAGACATCGACAGACATGCCCCCGCGGACCGAGGTCGTCATCATCGGTGGCGGCATCGTCGGCTTGTCCGCAGCACTGACGCTTGCGGAACGTGGCATCCCCGTGGTGGTCCTCGAAAAAGGCCGCATCGCGGCAGAGCAGAGTTCGCGCAACCTCGGCTGGGTCCGCAAAACCTCGCGCGCGGCCCCGGACGTGCCTTTGGCGCAGGCGGCGGACCGCCTTTGGGCCGGGATGCCCGCGCGGACCGGCCGGGATGTGGGCTACCGCCAAGCGGGGATCATGTTCCTTGCCCGCAGCGAAGGGGAACTGGCCGCGCATGAGGCATGGCTGCATTCGGTCGCCGATCTCGACCTTGGGGCGCGGATGCTGAGCCCGGCGGAGATCGCAGCCGCAGTTCCCGGTGGCCGTGGGGAATGGCTCGGCGGCGTCACCACGCCTTCCGATGGGCGGGCGGAGCCGACGCTCGCCGCAAGCGCGATCGCGGCCGCCGCGATCGCCAAGGGCGCGCGGATCATCGAGGGCTGCGCCGTGCGCGGCTTGCAAACCCGCGGCGGACGGATAAGCGGCGTTGCGACCGAGCGCGGCGAGATCGCCTGTTCGGAGGTTCTTCTGGCCGGGGGGCTGTGGTCGCGGCGGTTCCTCGGCAATCACGGCATCGATCTGCCGACGCTGCCCCTGACCTTGTCGGTCCTTAGGACAGCCCCAATGGAGGGGCCGACCGAAACCGCCGTCGGCGGGCCGGACTTTTCCTTCCGCAAGCATCTGGACGGCGGTTTCATCGTCACGCAGCGCGGTGCGTTGTCTTGCCCGCTGGTGCTGGATCATCTGCGGATCGGCATGCGCTACATGCATCTTCTGCGGCAGCAGCGCGACCTGCTGCGCATCACGCTGAACGCGCAGACCTGTCAGGATCTGACACTGGCGCGGCGCTGGAAGGCGCACCAGAAAAGCCCGTTCGAAAAGGTCCGCGTGATGGACCCCGCAACCATCCCCGCCCTGAACCAAGAGGCGCTGGCGAACCTTGCGGCGGCATGGCCCGTGTTCGCAAAAGCCCAGATCGTCGAAGCTTGGGCCGGCACGATGGACATCACTCCGGATTCGAAACCCGTCATCGACAGAGCGGAGGCGATCCCCGGCCTGACCCTCGCCACCGGCTTCTCCGGTCATGGCTTCGGCACGGGCCCAGCGGCCGGACAGTTGGCCGCAGACCTCGTGACCGGCGCCGCCCCACTGGTAAGCCCCGCACCTTACAGGTTCGACCGTTTCTGA
- the rlmF gene encoding 23S rRNA (adenine(1618)-N(6))-methyltransferase RlmF → MAVKSTLHPRNQHREGYDFARLMATSPGLAAFTMRNPRGQLTIDFSDAAAVRMLNRALLLTHYDIDFWEIPATYLCPPIPGRVDYIHHLADLLAESNGGQIPRGHDVKALDIGTGASLVYPLTGQHEYGWGFTGVDIDPVSLRSARQICQRNGLNITLRQQNNSENVFRGVIGRDDIFHVTLCNPPFHASPEHADRGSRRKWRNLGKGDTGKLNFGGQNAELWCPGGEIGFIARMIEQSRDFADQCLWFTSLVSRNDSLKPLSRMLSKAGVAEMKIVEMAQGQKTSRFIAWTYHAERKRSL, encoded by the coding sequence ATGGCTGTCAAATCCACGTTGCACCCCCGCAACCAGCACAGGGAGGGGTATGACTTCGCACGCCTGATGGCGACATCACCCGGGTTGGCGGCCTTCACGATGAGAAACCCGCGCGGCCAGCTCACGATCGATTTCTCGGACGCAGCCGCGGTTCGCATGCTCAACCGCGCGCTCTTGCTGACGCACTACGACATCGATTTCTGGGAAATTCCGGCGACGTATCTGTGCCCTCCGATACCGGGCCGCGTCGATTACATTCATCATCTCGCGGATCTGCTGGCCGAGAGCAACGGCGGGCAGATCCCGCGCGGCCACGACGTCAAGGCTCTGGACATCGGGACCGGTGCCAGCCTGGTGTATCCGCTGACCGGCCAGCATGAATACGGCTGGGGCTTCACGGGCGTTGACATCGATCCGGTCTCGCTCAGATCGGCGCGTCAGATTTGCCAGAGAAATGGTCTGAACATCACGCTCCGACAGCAAAACAATTCGGAGAATGTCTTCAGGGGCGTGATCGGGCGCGACGACATCTTTCATGTCACCCTGTGCAATCCGCCGTTCCATGCGTCCCCCGAGCATGCCGACAGGGGTAGCCGACGCAAGTGGCGCAACCTTGGGAAGGGGGACACAGGCAAGCTGAACTTCGGGGGGCAAAATGCCGAACTGTGGTGCCCGGGGGGCGAGATCGGCTTCATCGCGAGAATGATCGAGCAGAGCAGAGATTTTGCCGACCAGTGTCTATGGTTCACCTCGCTGGTGTCCAGAAACGACAGCCTCAAGCCCCTCTCACGGATGCTGTCCAAGGCAGGGGTCGCAGAGATGAAGATCGTCGAGATGGCGCAAGGACAGAAGACAAGTCGCTTCATTGCTTGGACCTACCACGCTGAAAGGAAGCGCTCCTTGTAG
- a CDS encoding RidA family protein, with the protein MTTITKIKTGSKFEDHASYSRIVAVGDWIFVSNTAGRNPETKEIPEDVIEQTEQVFANIERALAAVESCLGDVVVSRVFIQDPADTEAVMTCIGGKFRGIDPTTTVTCPPLGSSVYKVELEVTAYRDASKAEITYKTVAI; encoded by the coding sequence ATGACGACCATCACCAAGATCAAGACCGGCTCGAAATTCGAGGATCACGCCAGCTACTCCCGCATCGTCGCGGTGGGCGACTGGATCTTCGTTTCCAACACGGCCGGCCGGAACCCCGAAACCAAGGAGATCCCCGAGGATGTGATCGAACAGACAGAGCAGGTCTTCGCCAATATTGAGCGGGCGCTTGCTGCGGTCGAAAGCTGTTTGGGCGATGTCGTCGTCAGCCGCGTCTTCATCCAAGATCCGGCGGATACCGAAGCCGTCATGACCTGCATCGGCGGGAAATTCCGCGGCATCGACCCGACGACCACGGTCACCTGCCCGCCCCTCGGTTCCAGCGTCTACAAGGTCGAACTGGAGGTCACTGCATATCGCGACGCGTCGAAGGCCGAGATCACCTACAAAACCGTCGCGATCTGA
- a CDS encoding HupE/UreJ family protein: MVIITRKDLEARVLTALEHRLMYEAAVRIFCEEYVAELNRLRASGVTRRADLERDLACVIWDHSKLVDAIFAKRRTVTYARVGVVFGFGLLHRLGFASVLSDVGLHAGQFVTGLIGFNLGVELGQLCVIALAFLVLGLPFGRKPWYRARIAVPASCAIAAMGLYWTIERVI, translated from the coding sequence ATGGTGATCATCACCCGGAAGGATCTGGAGGCGCGGGTTCTGACCGCGCTGGAGCATCGCCTGATGTACGAGGCAGCGGTACGGATCTTCTGCGAGGAATATGTCGCGGAGCTCAATCGGCTTCGGGCTTCAGGCGTCACGCGACGGGCCGATCTAGAGCGTGATCTGGCCTGCGTGATATGGGATCACAGCAAGCTGGTGGACGCGATCTTCGCCAAGCGCAGGACGGTCACCTATGCGCGCGTGGGCGTCGTCTTCGGTTTTGGGCTGTTGCACAGGCTGGGCTTCGCCTCGGTCCTCAGCGATGTGGGGCTGCATGCGGGTCAGTTCGTCACGGGGCTGATCGGCTTCAACCTCGGCGTGGAGCTGGGACAGCTTTGCGTGATCGCTCTGGCGTTTCTGGTACTGGGCCTGCCCTTCGGACGCAAACCTTGGTACCGCGCGCGCATCGCCGTCCCCGCGTCCTGCGCGATCGCAGCCATGGGGCTGTACTGGACGATCGAGCGGGTGATTTGA
- a CDS encoding Fic family protein: MLTPTYVLPGLPPPVDLETVRVLKSLNRASRALANLKGQARTIPNQGILIDTLALQEAKASSEVENIVTTQDELFQADVFPDDPRSPAAKEVARYRDALRLGHRRLVETGGLVPNSTLIDMFRLLKDRDDAFRVTPGTALKNERSGETVFVPPQDANEIIRLMTGLERFVNDDERSDLDPLIKMALIHHQFESIHPFADGNGRIGRILNVLYLTRTGLLDIPILYLSRHITRHKGDYYRLLQAVRDDGAWEDWVIFMLDAVADTAITTAELVEGIGTQMRDAKHRLRSELPKIYSQDLLNNLFRHPYTRIDYVQSELGITRQTAARYLDTLSENGFVEKHRAGKSNYYINISLVRLLMRVSEGT, encoded by the coding sequence ATGTTAACACCGACATACGTCCTGCCGGGGTTGCCTCCACCAGTCGATCTGGAGACCGTGCGGGTCCTGAAAAGTCTGAACCGTGCGTCACGAGCGTTGGCGAACCTAAAGGGCCAGGCCAGAACAATACCGAACCAAGGTATCCTGATCGATACCTTGGCGTTGCAGGAGGCAAAGGCCTCCTCCGAGGTCGAGAACATCGTCACGACGCAGGATGAGCTGTTCCAGGCGGACGTGTTTCCCGACGACCCACGGTCACCGGCGGCCAAGGAGGTTGCGCGTTATCGCGATGCCCTGCGGCTTGGGCACCGGAGGCTGGTCGAGACGGGTGGCCTCGTCCCGAATTCGACCCTCATCGACATGTTCCGCCTGCTGAAGGATCGCGATGACGCCTTCCGGGTGACACCAGGCACCGCGCTGAAGAACGAGCGGAGCGGGGAAACGGTCTTCGTCCCGCCGCAGGACGCCAACGAGATCATCCGCCTGATGACCGGCCTCGAGCGGTTCGTGAACGACGACGAGCGGTCCGACCTTGATCCGCTGATCAAGATGGCGCTCATCCATCACCAGTTCGAAAGCATCCATCCTTTTGCGGACGGGAACGGGCGGATCGGGCGTATCCTGAATGTGCTCTACCTCACGCGGACGGGCTTGCTGGACATTCCGATCCTCTATCTCTCGCGCCACATCACCCGGCACAAGGGCGACTATTATCGACTTCTGCAAGCCGTCCGGGACGACGGTGCGTGGGAGGACTGGGTGATCTTCATGCTGGATGCCGTGGCCGACACGGCCATCACCACCGCCGAGCTGGTCGAGGGTATCGGGACGCAAATGCGAGACGCGAAACATCGGCTTCGCTCAGAGTTGCCGAAAATTTACAGTCAGGACCTGCTCAACAACCTGTTCCGGCACCCCTACACTCGGATCGACTACGTCCAAAGCGAACTCGGCATCACGCGTCAGACGGCCGCACGTTATCTCGACACGCTCTCCGAGAACGGGTTCGTGGAGAAACATCGCGCCGGCAAGAGCAACTACTACATCAACATATCTCTTGTGCGATTGCTCATGAGGGTGTCCGAGGGCACCTGA
- a CDS encoding iron-containing alcohol dehydrogenase: protein MTLTPFSFSTVRDVHLEWGGAGKLGALLAERFTGRNLLLVTDRGLIDAGLIAPIEGALTQAGFAVTVFDEVVADPPEAIVRGCTDMARSTGIDLVLGLGGGSSLDIAKLVAVMIGSDQDLSEMYGIGNVKGQRVPLALVPTTAGTGSEVTNISIITTGETTKMGVVSRQLYADFVLLDAELTVGLPQIHTAATGIDAMVHAIEAYTSKFKKNPLSDALACEALRLLGDNLLAACQDGSNREARENMLLGAMLAGQAFANSPVAAVHALAYPLGGHYHLPHGLTNALMLGPVLRYNAKVAAPLYAQLADVMGVQGEGDIQARSDAFVAHMLALMDASGAPRRLRDVDVTEDSLAMLAADAMKQQRLLVNNPVDVTEEDALALYREAY, encoded by the coding sequence ATGACACTGACACCTTTCAGCTTTTCGACGGTGCGCGATGTCCATCTGGAATGGGGAGGTGCAGGCAAGCTCGGCGCGCTTCTGGCCGAACGTTTCACAGGGCGTAACCTGCTGCTGGTTACCGACCGTGGGCTGATCGACGCGGGTCTGATCGCCCCGATCGAAGGCGCGCTGACGCAGGCGGGCTTCGCTGTGACCGTCTTCGACGAGGTGGTGGCCGATCCGCCCGAGGCCATCGTGCGCGGGTGCACGGATATGGCGCGCAGCACTGGTATCGACCTCGTACTGGGCCTTGGAGGGGGCTCGTCGCTCGATATCGCGAAGTTGGTCGCCGTGATGATCGGTTCGGATCAGGATCTTTCGGAGATGTATGGCATCGGCAACGTGAAGGGGCAGCGGGTTCCCTTGGCGCTGGTGCCGACCACCGCCGGGACAGGGTCGGAAGTCACCAATATCTCCATCATCACCACCGGCGAGACGACCAAGATGGGCGTGGTGTCGCGCCAGCTCTATGCCGATTTCGTGCTGCTTGATGCCGAGCTGACGGTTGGGCTGCCCCAGATCCACACCGCTGCGACCGGGATCGATGCGATGGTGCATGCGATCGAGGCCTATACCTCAAAGTTCAAGAAGAACCCGCTGTCCGATGCCTTGGCATGTGAGGCGCTGCGGCTGTTGGGCGACAATCTGCTGGCGGCTTGTCAGGACGGCTCGAACCGCGAGGCTCGGGAGAACATGCTGCTGGGGGCCATGCTTGCCGGGCAGGCCTTTGCCAATTCCCCCGTCGCGGCGGTGCATGCGCTGGCCTATCCGCTGGGCGGGCACTACCACCTGCCGCATGGTCTGACCAACGCGCTGATGCTCGGCCCGGTGCTGCGCTACAATGCGAAAGTCGCGGCGCCTTTGTATGCCCAATTGGCCGATGTGATGGGCGTGCAGGGCGAAGGCGATATCCAAGCGCGCTCCGACGCCTTCGTGGCCCATATGCTCGCGCTGATGGATGCAAGCGGTGCGCCGCGCAGGCTGCGCGATGTCGACGTTACCGAAGACAGCCTCGCGATGTTGGCCGCCGATGCGATGAAACAACAGCGCCTCTTGGTCAACAACCCTGTGGACGTCACGGAGGAAGACGCCCTCGCATTGTATCGGGAGGCTTATTGA
- a CDS encoding tyramine oxidase subunit B, whose protein sequence is MNDLTNLPKIDFIYLSEEDMIKAGVTDMPACVDCMEEMFALLHHGDYRMAGPNSDSHGAMITFPEMSPFESMPKPTADRRFMAMPAYLGGNFCTAGVKWYGSNIANRDRELPRSILMFTLNDADTGAPLAYMSANLLSAYRTGAVPGVGARHLARKNSRVVGIFGPGVMARTALAAFIAACPQIDTVKVKGRGKKSLDVFCSWVKEKYPQITTLEIVDDIEAVVRGSDIVTYCASGETGNPDTYPMVKRDWVKPGAFLAMPAPCNFDEGMEAPEVRKVLDSIGLYEAWYEEVPKPAHNVIPLVGVKFMDMITAGTMDPNALEDLGAIVAGAAPGRRNDEEIVLMSVGGMPVEDVAWGTVVYRRAIEQGIGVKLNLWNEPALR, encoded by the coding sequence ATGAATGACCTGACCAACCTTCCGAAGATCGATTTCATCTACCTGTCGGAAGAGGACATGATCAAAGCCGGTGTCACCGACATGCCCGCCTGCGTCGATTGCATGGAAGAGATGTTCGCGCTGCTTCATCACGGCGATTACCGCATGGCGGGCCCGAACAGCGACAGCCACGGGGCGATGATCACCTTCCCCGAGATGTCGCCGTTCGAGAGCATGCCGAAACCCACGGCCGATCGCCGTTTCATGGCGATGCCCGCCTATCTTGGCGGCAACTTCTGCACCGCAGGGGTGAAATGGTACGGCTCCAACATCGCGAACCGCGACAGGGAACTGCCGCGCTCCATCCTGATGTTCACGCTGAACGATGCCGATACCGGCGCGCCCTTGGCCTATATGTCCGCCAACTTGCTGTCGGCCTACCGCACGGGCGCGGTGCCGGGCGTCGGTGCGCGCCATCTGGCCCGCAAGAACTCGCGCGTTGTCGGGATCTTCGGCCCCGGTGTGATGGCCCGCACCGCGCTGGCCGCCTTCATCGCGGCCTGCCCGCAGATCGACACGGTCAAGGTGAAGGGCCGCGGCAAGAAAAGCCTCGATGTCTTCTGCAGCTGGGTGAAGGAAAAATACCCGCAGATCACCACCCTCGAGATCGTGGACGATATCGAGGCCGTGGTGCGCGGCAGCGACATCGTCACCTATTGCGCCTCGGGCGAGACGGGGAACCCCGACACCTACCCGATGGTGAAACGGGACTGGGTCAAGCCCGGGGCGTTTCTGGCGATGCCCGCGCCCTGCAACTTCGACGAAGGCATGGAGGCGCCCGAGGTCCGCAAGGTCCTCGACAGCATCGGCCTTTATGAGGCGTGGTACGAAGAGGTCCCCAAGCCCGCCCATAACGTCATCCCGCTGGTCGGCGTGAAGTTCATGGACATGATCACCGCAGGCACGATGGATCCCAATGCGCTCGAGGATCTGGGCGCCATCGTCGCAGGTGCCGCGCCCGGACGCCGCAACGACGAAGAGATCGTGCTGATGTCGGTCGGCGGGATGCCCGTCGAGGATGTGGCGTGGGGCACGGTCGTCTATCGTCGTGCGATCGAACAGGGCATCGGCGTCAAGTTGAACCTGTGGAACGAGCCTGCCCTGCGCTGA
- the attM gene encoding AttM family quorum-quenching N-acyl homoserine lactonase encodes MTDDIRLYMFQSGTLKCKVHNIKMNEGAGADYEIPVPFFLLTHPKGHTIIDGGNAVECATDARGHWGGICDVYWPEMTEEDGCVAQLAKLGIKPEDVKYVIQSHLHLDHTGAVGRFPNATHIVQRSEYEYAFTPDWFAAGGYIRKDFDKPGLNWQFLEGTTDDYYDVYGDGTLTTVFSPGHAPGHMSFLVNLPKQGAMLLTVDAAYTTDHWEEKSLPGFLASTVDTVRSVRKLRTLAERTGATVVTGHDPDAWAGFKQAPEYYD; translated from the coding sequence ATGACTGACGATATACGCCTTTACATGTTCCAGAGCGGAACGCTCAAGTGCAAGGTTCATAATATCAAGATGAACGAAGGCGCGGGCGCGGATTATGAAATTCCCGTACCGTTCTTTCTTCTGACCCACCCGAAGGGCCATACCATCATCGATGGCGGCAACGCTGTCGAATGCGCGACGGATGCGCGGGGCCATTGGGGCGGAATCTGCGACGTATATTGGCCCGAGATGACCGAAGAGGACGGTTGTGTCGCGCAGCTTGCGAAGCTCGGGATCAAACCTGAGGATGTGAAATATGTGATCCAGTCGCACCTGCACCTCGATCATACGGGTGCGGTGGGACGTTTTCCGAACGCCACGCACATCGTCCAGCGGTCGGAATATGAATATGCGTTCACGCCGGATTGGTTCGCGGCGGGCGGCTATATCCGCAAGGATTTCGACAAGCCGGGCCTGAATTGGCAATTCCTTGAAGGCACGACCGACGATTATTACGACGTTTATGGCGATGGAACTCTGACCACGGTCTTCTCGCCGGGTCACGCTCCGGGGCACATGTCGTTCCTCGTGAACCTGCCGAAGCAGGGGGCGATGTTGCTGACCGTGGATGCCGCCTACACCACAGATCACTGGGAGGAGAAATCCCTTCCGGGGTTCCTCGCGTCGACGGTGGATACCGTGCGTTCGGTGCGCAAGCTGCGCACCTTGGCCGAAAGGACCGGGGCAACGGTCGTGACGGGACATGACCCTGACGCATGGGCTGGTTTCAAGCAGGCCCCCGAATACTACGATTGA